The following proteins are encoded in a genomic region of Verrucomicrobiia bacterium:
- a CDS encoding phosphatase PAP2 family protein, which produces MLPRHVRIALLGAFAACFFGPARGDVLLDWNALMIDGIRTDNSGPTLSTRNLTMLHVAIHDAVQSIVRTHQPYGIRVPVTEEASVEAAAASAAYEVTSVLYPSMRARTEDLWLLHRTMAGETAAVTHGIAVGREAARWLLTSRAADGSQTEVPYIPSDLPGQWRRTPPFFRPPLTPHWRHVIPFCLPGLESFMPPPPPALDSVEYAEALNEVKAIGARNSTVRTAEQGLVAQFWSDFSYTSMPPGHWHLIAATIARDQGNTLVENARLFALLSLAQADAAILCWEVKFRHNLWRPVTAIHRADEDGNPLTEADPTWEQYLPSPPFPAYTSGHSTFSGASARVLTHFYGTDALTFVATSDTLPGVFRTFHSLAECADEVGMSRIYGGFHFQFDNVWGKDGGRRIGDYVSAHFLLPEAELPRVWIEAWQNEVPRLRIHGRIGRPCRLQVSEDLEEWETILEATALSGGMTHLDSGAVGQATRFYRVVEE; this is translated from the coding sequence ATGTTGCCACGACACGTTCGAATCGCCCTGCTCGGCGCCTTTGCCGCCTGTTTCTTCGGCCCCGCACGCGGGGATGTCCTGCTGGATTGGAATGCGCTGATGATCGACGGGATCCGCACGGACAACAGCGGACCGACGTTGAGCACGCGGAATCTCACGATGCTGCACGTGGCGATCCATGACGCGGTGCAGTCGATTGTCCGGACGCATCAGCCGTACGGGATCCGGGTGCCGGTGACGGAGGAAGCCTCGGTGGAAGCGGCCGCGGCGTCGGCGGCGTACGAGGTCACCTCGGTGCTGTATCCGTCGATGAGGGCGCGGACGGAGGACTTGTGGTTGCTGCACCGGACGATGGCGGGGGAGACCGCTGCGGTGACCCACGGGATTGCCGTGGGCCGGGAGGCGGCTCGGTGGTTGCTGACGTCGCGGGCGGCGGACGGGTCGCAGACCGAGGTGCCCTACATTCCGAGCGACCTGCCCGGGCAATGGCGACGGACGCCGCCGTTTTTTCGTCCGCCGCTCACGCCGCACTGGCGCCATGTCATTCCGTTCTGCCTGCCGGGGCTGGAGTCCTTCATGCCGCCGCCGCCGCCGGCGCTGGACAGTGTGGAGTACGCCGAGGCATTGAATGAAGTGAAGGCGATCGGTGCGAGGAACAGCACGGTGCGGACGGCGGAGCAGGGGTTGGTCGCCCAGTTCTGGTCGGATTTCAGTTACACCTCGATGCCGCCGGGGCACTGGCACCTGATTGCCGCGACGATTGCGCGGGACCAGGGGAACACGCTGGTGGAGAACGCGCGGTTGTTCGCCCTGCTCAGCCTGGCGCAGGCGGATGCGGCGATCCTCTGCTGGGAGGTGAAGTTCCGCCATAATCTGTGGCGGCCGGTGACGGCGATTCACCGGGCGGACGAGGATGGAAACCCGCTCACCGAGGCGGACCCGACGTGGGAACAGTACCTGCCGTCACCGCCGTTTCCGGCGTACACCAGCGGACACAGCACCTTCAGCGGGGCGAGCGCACGGGTGCTGACCCATTTCTACGGGACGGATGCGCTGACCTTCGTGGCAACCTCGGACACGTTGCCGGGGGTATTCCGGACCTTTCACAGTCTGGCGGAATGCGCGGACGAGGTGGGCATGAGCCGGATTTACGGCGGATTCCATTTCCAGTTCGACAATGTGTGGGGCAAGGACGGAGGGAGGCGGATCGGGGACTACGTGAGCGCCCATTTCCTGCTGCCCGAGGCGGAGTTGCCGCGAGTGTGGATCGAGGCATGGCAGAATGAGGTCCCGCGCTTGCGGATCCACGGGCGGATTGGAAGGCCGTGCCGGTTGCAGGTGTCCGAAGATCTGGAGGAATGGGAGACGATTCTGGAGGCGACCGCCCTGTCAGGGGGGATGACCCATCTGGACAGCGGAGCGGTCGGTCAGGCGACGCGGTTTTACAGGGTGGTGGAGGAGTGA
- the trpA gene encoding tryptophan synthase subunit alpha, translated as MNRIVSRFHQLRDARQKGFIAYLGAGDPHLEATRQLALAFDQAGVDVLELGVPFSDPLADGLVNQLAAQRGLASGTTPPRLLATVADIRRESQIPIVLYVYYNLLHRVGLDRFIADCARAGVDGLLVLDLPPEEADTYEERMRDAGLCAIWLLAPTTPEERIRRIVARGSGFLYYVSREGVTGMQERIADSIPARVAAIRRHTSLPVAIGFGVSNPDQARAVAAHGDAVVVGSAIVHRVAQLGDSPQLVPEVAAFVRQLVEAVRPDPHLP; from the coding sequence GTGAACCGCATCGTCTCCCGCTTCCACCAGCTCCGCGACGCCCGCCAGAAGGGTTTCATCGCCTATCTCGGCGCCGGGGATCCCCACCTCGAAGCCACCCGCCAGCTCGCGCTCGCCTTCGATCAGGCCGGCGTCGATGTCCTCGAACTCGGCGTCCCCTTCAGCGATCCCCTCGCCGACGGCCTCGTCAACCAGCTCGCCGCCCAGCGCGGCCTCGCCAGTGGCACCACCCCCCCGCGCCTCCTCGCCACCGTCGCCGACATCCGCCGCGAATCCCAAATCCCCATCGTCCTCTACGTCTATTACAACCTCCTCCACCGCGTCGGCCTCGACCGCTTCATCGCCGATTGCGCCCGGGCCGGCGTGGACGGCCTCCTCGTCCTCGACCTTCCTCCGGAGGAGGCCGACACCTACGAGGAACGCATGCGTGATGCCGGCCTCTGCGCCATCTGGCTCCTCGCCCCGACCACCCCCGAGGAACGCATCCGCCGTATCGTCGCCCGCGGGTCCGGATTCCTCTACTACGTCTCCCGCGAAGGCGTCACCGGCATGCAGGAGCGCATCGCCGATTCCATCCCCGCCCGCGTCGCCGCCATCCGCCGGCACACCAGCCTCCCCGTCGCCATCGGCTTCGGCGTCTCCAATCCCGATCAGGCCCGCGCCGTCGCCGCCCATGGCGACGCCGTCGTCGTCGGCAGCGCCATCGTCCATCGCGTCGCCCAGCTCGGCGACTCCCCCCAGCTCGTCCCCGAGGTGGCCGCCTTCGTCCGCCAGCTCGTCGAAGCCGTCCGACCCGATCCCCATCTCCCATGA
- a CDS encoding SDR family oxidoreductase produces the protein MPSDTPAPPSSPPAPPRTAVVTGAGSGVGRAVALALARDGWRVALVGRRQSALDETAALGLAEDPPFLVLPCDIAEATAVNAMAGEVLAAFESVEVLVNAAGTNTPRRSLEVLSPEEYLRLLATNLHGAYWCTRAFLPSMRARRSGTIVNVVSDAARQASPKAGPAYSASKAGLLGLTQAINAEERHRGIRACALLPGDIDTPLLDHRPNPPSAEARQFMLQPEDVADCALLAIHLPPRAVVEEILVRPAGPPS, from the coding sequence ATGCCCAGCGATACCCCCGCCCCTCCTTCATCCCCCCCGGCGCCCCCCCGCACCGCCGTCGTCACCGGCGCCGGTTCCGGCGTCGGCCGTGCCGTGGCCCTCGCCCTCGCCCGCGATGGCTGGCGCGTTGCCCTCGTCGGGCGCCGCCAGTCCGCCCTGGACGAGACGGCTGCCCTCGGACTGGCCGAGGACCCTCCGTTCCTGGTTCTCCCCTGCGACATCGCCGAGGCCACCGCCGTCAATGCCATGGCCGGGGAAGTCCTCGCCGCCTTCGAATCCGTCGAGGTGCTGGTCAATGCCGCCGGCACCAACACCCCCCGGCGCAGCCTCGAAGTCCTCTCCCCCGAGGAGTACCTCCGCCTCCTGGCCACCAACCTCCACGGCGCCTACTGGTGTACCCGGGCGTTCCTCCCCTCGATGCGCGCCCGCCGGTCCGGCACCATCGTCAATGTCGTCTCCGACGCCGCCCGCCAGGCCAGCCCCAAGGCCGGCCCCGCCTACTCGGCCTCCAAGGCCGGTCTCCTCGGCCTGACCCAGGCCATCAATGCCGAGGAACGTCACCGCGGCATCCGTGCCTGTGCCCTCCTCCCCGGCGACATCGATACCCCCCTCCTCGACCATCGCCCCAACCCGCCCTCCGCCGAGGCACGCCAGTTCATGCTCCAACCCGAGGACGTCGCCGATTGCGCCCTCCTCGCCATCCATCTCCCTCCCCGCGCCGTCGTCGAGGAAATCCTCGTGCGCCCCGCCGGTCCCCCCTCATGA
- a CDS encoding aminomethyltransferase family protein has protein sequence MEGMALHAFHEALGARFGAVGGGEGVLSYGDWRREHRALRSAAAAIDLSARGRLVLLGADRQKFLNGQVTNNVKELATWSGCHALLVNPKARVLADMQVYALPNELLLDVEPGLGPVVAARLEQFVVGEDVQVVDAAPHYGLLGVQGLRADRVVEALGLVSALPSGALEVRTQEVAGVGEVYVARHERVGLRGYDLYVPTGSMVEVAERLSGALAEIGGGWCGWEAFEVARVEAGIPRYGADIDETNLAPEAGVTERAISYTKGCYIGQEVIARIRTYGQVTKALRGLRLTGAGEERPGRGTRLFHGGKDVGYLTSVVESPERGEVVGLGYVRKECNGPGTRLRVGVPDGAVEAEIVPLPLVGVQWA, from the coding sequence ATGGAAGGGATGGCATTGCATGCGTTTCACGAGGCGCTTGGGGCGCGATTCGGGGCGGTCGGAGGCGGTGAAGGGGTGCTGAGTTACGGCGACTGGCGGCGGGAACACCGGGCGCTGCGTTCGGCGGCGGCGGCGATCGATCTGTCGGCGCGGGGGCGGCTGGTGCTGTTGGGGGCGGACCGGCAGAAGTTTCTGAACGGGCAGGTCACCAACAACGTGAAGGAACTGGCGACGTGGTCGGGGTGCCACGCCCTGCTGGTGAATCCGAAGGCGCGGGTGTTGGCGGACATGCAGGTGTATGCCCTGCCGAACGAGCTGCTGCTGGATGTCGAGCCCGGGTTGGGACCGGTGGTGGCTGCGCGGTTGGAGCAGTTCGTCGTGGGGGAGGATGTGCAGGTGGTGGATGCGGCGCCGCATTACGGGTTGCTGGGTGTGCAGGGATTGAGGGCTGACCGCGTGGTGGAGGCGCTGGGTCTGGTCTCCGCGTTGCCGTCGGGGGCGCTCGAGGTGCGGACGCAGGAGGTGGCCGGGGTTGGGGAGGTGTATGTGGCGCGGCACGAGCGGGTGGGATTGCGCGGGTACGATCTCTATGTGCCGACGGGTTCGATGGTCGAGGTGGCGGAGCGGCTGAGCGGGGCGCTGGCGGAGATCGGAGGGGGTTGGTGCGGTTGGGAGGCCTTCGAGGTGGCGCGGGTGGAGGCGGGGATTCCGCGGTACGGGGCGGACATCGACGAGACGAACCTGGCGCCGGAGGCGGGGGTGACCGAGCGGGCGATCAGCTATACGAAGGGGTGTTATATCGGGCAGGAGGTGATTGCGCGCATCCGGACCTACGGGCAGGTGACCAAGGCGTTGCGGGGTCTGAGGCTGACCGGAGCGGGGGAGGAGAGGCCGGGGCGGGGGACGCGGTTGTTCCATGGGGGGAAGGATGTGGGATATCTGACCAGCGTGGTGGAATCACCGGAACGGGGCGAGGTGGTGGGATTGGGGTACGTGCGGAAGGAGTGCAACGGACCGGGGACGCGGTTGCGGGTGGGGGTGCCGGACGGGGCGGTGGAGGCGGAGATTGTGCCGCTGCCGCTGGTGGGGGTGCAGTGGGCGTAG
- a CDS encoding tetratricopeptide repeat protein encodes MNDPIARWEGLLAAQPANDLARFSLAKALFDAGRHAEALRHLNTALEHKPDWMVVQILVGRCHLALDQPAEARAAFERARQLAIDQDHQGPRAEMEQLLAELA; translated from the coding sequence ATGAACGATCCCATCGCCCGCTGGGAAGGCCTCCTCGCCGCCCAACCCGCCAACGACCTCGCCCGCTTCAGCCTGGCCAAGGCCCTCTTCGATGCCGGACGCCACGCGGAGGCCCTCCGCCACCTCAACACCGCCCTCGAACACAAACCCGACTGGATGGTCGTCCAGATCCTCGTCGGCCGTTGTCACCTCGCCCTCGACCAGCCCGCCGAGGCCCGTGCCGCCTTCGAACGCGCCCGCCAGCTCGCCATCGATCAGGATCACCAGGGACCCCGCGCGGAAATGGAACAGCTCCTCGCCGAACTCGCCTGA